One window from the genome of Pseudomonas sp. L5B5 encodes:
- a CDS encoding DEAD/DEAH box helicase yields MNPVESANQPLDGFHPAVRAWFQHTFTAVTTAQARAWPLIAQRRSTLVAAPTGSGKTLTAFLAVLDDLVHQGLAAGGQLPDATLVVYVSPLKALSNDIQVNLQEPLAGITEQLRLMGLPELAIRTAVRTGDTPQKDRNAMRKSAPQILVTTPESLYVLLGSDSGRQMLASTRTVIVDEIHALAGNKRGSHLALSLERLQALCSEPLLRIGLSATQKPIEAVSRFLAGHQRPCEIVDIGHSRPRDLAIEVPPVPLSAVMANDVWEQVYERIANLAREHRTTLVFVNTRRLAERLARHLSERLGRQAVAAHHGSLAKEQRLEAEQRLKAGDLQVLVATASLELGIDIGDVDLVCQIGSPGSISAFLQRVGRSGHQVGGTPKGRLFALTRDDLIECTALLDCVRRGELDSLSIPRAPLDVLAQQIVAEVSCQEWPEAALLELLRRATPYADLDAQHYQALLQMLAEGFNSRQGLRSAYLHRDAQARTLRGRRGAKLTAVTSGGTIPDNADYSVLLEPQGLNIGSVNEDFAVESIAGDVFQLGNTSYRILRVEAGKVRVEDAQGQPPSLPFWLGEAPGRSAELSAAVARLLARLDELLGAAPGQLQPVIHWLHHELGLDLACAEQLVDYLAPARLALGALPSQDTLIMERFFDESGGTQLVIHSPFGSRVNRAWGLALRKRFCRTFNFELQAAASEDAIVLSLSTSHSFALDEVWRYLHSNSAEHILIQALLDAPLFGVRWRWNAGVALALPRYSGGRKVAPQIQRMKSEDLIASVFPDQIACLENLAGERQIPDHPLVEQTLDDCLHEAMDSEGWLHLLRRMEQGQVRLLSRDLPAPSPLAAEILSAKPYTFLDDAPLEERRTQAVLARRWSDPTASDDLGALDPGAIAAVAEEAWPAAASADEMHEALMSLACISVAEARANPGWPEWLQALASQGRACCLQAGPDGGLWLALERIGCLRALYPQATLQPALLPVPGFDQAWEEQPALVELIRARLSGFAPLTLTQIAAPLGLPAASISQALMQLEAEGYVLRGRFSPGGSEEQWCERHLLARIHRYTVKRLRREIEPVALQDFMRFLFDWQRLSANTRGEGSAMLTEVVGQFEGYPAAASAWDSDLLPARLKDYSGHWLDELCRSGKVAWSRINASGKPAGGALRSTPIVLLPRAQAPLWNGLATPSDIELSAKAQKVHDVLGQHGALFFDELLHESRLLRSELENVLQELVGAGRVNADSFAGLRALITPASKRQHRSSRRGRGAFSGGMDDAGRWALLRRLSSQDQASTLEHVAMTLLRRYGVVFWRLLEREADWLPSWRELLRTLHRLEARGQIRGGRFVSGLAGEQFALPEAIPLLREVRRRPHDGSLVAVCGVDPLNLAGTLLPGPKVPALSGNRLVYRDGLPAAAEIAGTQHVWLELEPGEAQALRNKLVQHRL; encoded by the coding sequence ATGAACCCTGTCGAATCCGCGAACCAGCCCCTGGACGGTTTCCATCCGGCCGTCCGGGCCTGGTTCCAGCACACCTTCACCGCCGTGACCACGGCCCAGGCCCGCGCCTGGCCGTTGATCGCGCAGCGGCGCTCGACCCTGGTCGCCGCCCCCACCGGATCGGGCAAGACCCTGACGGCCTTTCTCGCCGTGCTCGACGACCTGGTGCACCAGGGCCTGGCCGCGGGCGGCCAACTGCCGGACGCCACCCTGGTGGTATACGTCTCGCCGCTCAAGGCCCTGAGCAACGACATCCAGGTCAACCTGCAGGAACCCCTGGCCGGCATCACCGAACAGTTGCGCCTGATGGGCCTGCCGGAGCTGGCCATCCGCACCGCCGTGCGCACCGGCGATACGCCGCAGAAAGACCGCAATGCCATGCGCAAGAGCGCGCCGCAGATCCTGGTCACCACCCCCGAATCGCTCTACGTGCTGCTGGGCTCGGACTCCGGGCGACAGATGCTGGCCAGTACCCGGACAGTGATTGTCGACGAGATCCATGCCCTGGCCGGCAACAAGCGCGGCAGCCACCTGGCCCTGAGCCTGGAACGGTTGCAGGCGTTGTGCAGCGAACCCTTGCTGCGTATCGGCCTGTCCGCCACGCAAAAACCCATCGAGGCGGTATCGCGGTTCCTGGCCGGACACCAGCGCCCCTGCGAGATCGTCGACATCGGCCACTCCCGCCCCCGTGACCTGGCGATTGAAGTACCGCCCGTACCCTTGTCGGCCGTGATGGCCAACGACGTCTGGGAACAGGTGTACGAGCGCATCGCCAACCTGGCGCGGGAACACCGCACCACCCTGGTGTTCGTCAACACCCGGCGCCTGGCCGAACGCCTGGCCCGGCACCTGAGCGAGCGCCTGGGCCGACAGGCGGTGGCCGCCCACCACGGCAGCCTGGCCAAGGAACAGCGCCTGGAGGCCGAACAGCGCCTCAAGGCCGGCGACCTGCAAGTGCTGGTGGCCACCGCGTCCCTGGAACTGGGCATCGACATCGGCGATGTCGACCTGGTGTGCCAGATCGGCTCGCCAGGCTCGATCTCGGCGTTCCTGCAACGGGTCGGCCGCTCGGGCCACCAGGTGGGCGGTACGCCCAAGGGTCGCCTGTTCGCCCTGACCCGCGACGACCTGATCGAATGCACCGCACTGCTGGACTGCGTGCGCCGCGGTGAACTGGACAGCCTGTCGATTCCCCGAGCGCCCCTGGATGTCCTGGCCCAGCAGATCGTCGCCGAAGTCAGCTGCCAGGAATGGCCGGAAGCGGCCCTGCTGGAACTGCTGCGCCGGGCCACGCCCTATGCCGACCTGGACGCGCAGCACTACCAGGCGCTGCTGCAGATGCTGGCCGAAGGCTTCAACAGCCGCCAGGGGCTGCGCAGCGCGTACCTGCACCGCGACGCCCAGGCCCGGACCCTGCGTGGACGCCGAGGCGCGAAGCTGACCGCGGTCACCAGTGGCGGGACCATTCCCGACAACGCCGACTACAGCGTGCTGCTCGAACCCCAGGGCTTGAACATCGGTAGCGTCAACGAAGACTTCGCCGTGGAAAGCATCGCCGGCGACGTGTTCCAGCTGGGCAACACCTCCTATCGCATCCTGCGGGTGGAGGCCGGCAAGGTGCGAGTCGAAGATGCCCAGGGGCAACCGCCAAGCCTGCCCTTCTGGCTCGGTGAAGCCCCCGGGCGCAGCGCCGAACTGTCGGCAGCGGTGGCACGCCTGCTGGCCCGCCTGGACGAGCTGCTGGGCGCCGCGCCCGGCCAGTTGCAACCGGTCATCCACTGGCTGCACCACGAACTGGGCCTGGACCTGGCCTGCGCCGAGCAACTGGTGGACTACCTGGCTCCGGCCCGCCTGGCCCTGGGCGCGCTGCCGTCCCAGGACACGCTGATCATGGAACGCTTCTTCGACGAGTCCGGCGGCACCCAGCTGGTGATCCACAGCCCCTTCGGCAGCCGCGTCAACCGCGCCTGGGGCCTGGCCCTGCGCAAGCGCTTCTGCCGCACGTTCAACTTCGAGCTGCAGGCCGCCGCCAGCGAGGACGCCATCGTCCTGTCGCTCTCCACCAGCCACAGCTTTGCCCTGGACGAGGTGTGGCGCTACCTGCACAGCAACAGTGCCGAACACATCCTGATCCAGGCCCTGCTCGACGCGCCGCTGTTCGGCGTGCGCTGGCGCTGGAATGCCGGGGTGGCCCTGGCACTGCCGCGCTACAGCGGCGGACGCAAGGTGGCGCCGCAGATCCAGCGGATGAAAAGCGAAGACCTGATCGCCAGCGTGTTTCCCGACCAGATCGCCTGCCTGGAAAACCTCGCCGGCGAGCGGCAGATCCCCGACCACCCGCTGGTGGAGCAAACCCTGGACGACTGCCTGCACGAGGCCATGGACAGCGAGGGCTGGCTGCACCTGCTGCGGCGCATGGAACAGGGCCAGGTACGCCTGCTCAGCCGCGACCTGCCAGCGCCTTCGCCCCTGGCGGCGGAGATCCTCAGCGCCAAGCCCTACACCTTCCTCGACGATGCGCCCCTGGAGGAGCGTCGTACCCAGGCCGTACTGGCCCGGCGCTGGAGCGATCCGACGGCCAGCGACGACCTGGGCGCCCTGGACCCGGGCGCCATCGCCGCAGTGGCCGAAGAAGCCTGGCCAGCTGCGGCCAGCGCCGATGAAATGCACGAAGCGCTGATGAGCCTGGCCTGTATCAGCGTCGCCGAGGCCCGAGCCAATCCCGGCTGGCCCGAATGGCTGCAAGCCCTGGCGAGCCAGGGCCGTGCCTGCTGCTTGCAGGCCGGCCCCGACGGCGGTTTGTGGCTGGCCCTGGAACGCATCGGCTGTCTGCGGGCCCTGTATCCCCAGGCCACCTTGCAACCTGCGCTGCTGCCAGTGCCCGGTTTTGACCAGGCCTGGGAGGAACAGCCGGCCCTGGTGGAGCTGATTCGCGCCCGCCTCAGCGGCTTCGCCCCCCTGACCCTGACGCAAATCGCCGCCCCCCTGGGCTTGCCCGCCGCGAGCATCAGCCAGGCACTGATGCAACTGGAGGCGGAAGGTTATGTGCTGCGGGGGCGCTTCAGCCCTGGCGGCAGCGAAGAGCAATGGTGCGAACGCCACCTGCTGGCCCGGATCCACCGCTACACGGTCAAGCGCTTGCGCCGGGAGATCGAACCGGTGGCGCTGCAGGACTTCATGCGGTTCCTGTTCGACTGGCAGCGCCTGTCCGCGAATACTCGGGGCGAAGGCAGCGCCATGCTGACCGAGGTCGTGGGCCAGTTCGAGGGTTACCCCGCAGCCGCCTCGGCCTGGGACAGCGACCTGTTGCCGGCCCGCCTGAAGGACTATTCCGGCCACTGGCTGGATGAACTGTGCCGCAGCGGCAAGGTGGCCTGGAGCCGGATCAATGCCAGCGGAAAACCCGCTGGCGGCGCCTTGCGCAGCACGCCGATCGTTCTGCTGCCCCGGGCCCAGGCGCCCCTCTGGAACGGCTTGGCCACCCCCTCCGACATCGAGCTGTCGGCCAAGGCGCAGAAGGTCCATGACGTGCTCGGCCAGCACGGCGCGCTGTTTTTCGATGAACTGCTGCACGAAAGTCGCCTGCTGCGCAGCGAACTGGAAAACGTGCTGCAGGAACTGGTGGGGGCCGGGCGGGTGAATGCCGACAGTTTCGCCGGCCTGCGGGCCCTGATCACCCCTGCGAGCAAGCGCCAGCACCGCAGCAGCCGGCGTGGGCGTGGGGCTTTCAGCGGTGGCATGGACGATGCGGGCCGCTGGGCCCTGCTGCGGCGCCTGTCGAGCCAGGACCAGGCGAGCACCCTCGAGCATGTGGCCATGACCCTGCTACGCCGCTACGGCGTGGTGTTCTGGCGCTTGCTGGAGCGCGAGGCCGACTGGTTGCCCAGCTGGCGCGAGCTGCTGCGTACCCTGCATCGCCTGGAAGCCCGTGGACAGATCCGTGGCGGACGTTTCGTCAGCGGCCTGGCCGGTGAGCAATTCGCCCTGCCGGAAGCGATCCCGCTGCTGCGCGAGGTGCGCCGCCGCCCCCATGACGGCAGCCTGGTCGCGGTGTGTGGCGTCGACCCGCTGAACCTGGCCGGCACCCTGCTGCCCGGCCCCAAGGTCCCGGCCCTGAGCGGCAACCGCCTGGTGTATCGCGATGGGCTGCCGGCTGCCGCCGAGATCGCCGGCACCCAGCATGTCTGGCTGGAACTGGAACCCGGGGAAGCCCAGGCCTTGCGCAACAAGCTGGTGCAGCACCGCCTGTAG